The DNA sequence cgaatcccatagggaATTAACGTATTAATCACAACTGCTAGTTTCActagaattcaagtaatcaacttccaaaaatattgaataatgagTGGAGTGTTTACCAACTAACAACAAGATAATTAAAAAGCTGTAATTTTATTACTAAcaaaacaaatgttgtagacaagattggaaTGGCCCAGGGTTATGATTTCCCCTCTTATGGGAATCCTCTCTGCTACGTCTCATATAAATTCGCCTAGATACTCTCTACCGATCATGTACACtttaggtgtcgtaattctcttccgagaaaatacaacaatttactacatgtattcttccgaactacgttAGCTAGCACTAGTTTACCtctcactaagatcgcaccaaggttttattattcctaatcccacctttaaaccctcgtattgatccctcaaataccttaggagtgatgttgttcaacaactacctaaatatgtacccttttctaagtaatacacaataaataggCATAAccgattgagggcccttcaatcaactataataatcacgtagttgaacaagtagagaaaatccAATGACAAATTTATATTAAACGCAACAAAAATTTATCCctcaagaggttccatcaaaccctagaataaggagtttagctactcataattgtttTCACAACCACAATATAAGAATTCATCACCAATACTAGAAAAAAGGGAAGAAGAAAGATAAAAACTCGTTTCCGAATCTTCCGTCTTGCTCCTTACCTGttcttgccttcaaagttctTCTAAAAACCAAGATACCCTCTTTTTGGACAAactgggcttcatataggtcaagggaAGTCACTTCCGGAATTACAATTTTAGTCCTGAAATATTTTTTCTTGGAAGGacgtgcgcggtcgcgcacctgcgCAGGTGACCGCGcactttggccagtttctgcTTGACTTGCGCGGCCCAGTGCGCGATCAGTGCGCTGCCACGCACCTGGGCAAGGCAATTTTCTGCACTCTTCTTCGTTCTTCTTTTTAAATGCGCTAACCTCCTTTGATCCTCGAACGAATTCCTAATTTATTCCATAAGCTTTTACTTGGCCTTCAATGCTCCATATCATCTCACAAAACGGTCCCTAACCTCATTGTAGCCCGGAATTACTCCTGTAAAGCATAAAGTACTCAGTAAGAGCAATTTACTACCATTTAACATTCAAATATTAGTAAAGTGCAACAATTTAGAGTGCAAATAGTGGCCAAAATACAtagttatagcctaccatcacgtATCCTGCTTCTGAACTGGTAGATTTTCCTCTTGTTGTCTCTGAACAAGTGAAGGTTACTGCATCTTCTTTGCCCGACAGTTCTGTTCCTCATGATCATATTTCTTGCAGAACTTACATAAAGTAGGTTTCCAATCGTATTGAACCTTTTGCTCTATAAgcattcctttttcatttttaaagAAAACCTTTTATGGTAACTTAGCATCCATTCCTACTTCAATAAGTAATCGTGCAAATCTAAGTCACATCTTCTTTTCTACGTGATTGTCTACCATCAGTGGTTTGCCAATTAAACTTCCTATTTTGCTTAATCCCTTTGAGCTCCAATATTTGAAGTCCAGACCAGGTAATTTCACCCAGATTGGAACTGTATAGAGTTCCTCCCTAGTAAATTCCATGTCTCGATGCCATGCTTTCACAATAAAAGGTTTGTTGTCGAAGTGATATATTCCTCCTTGGATGACTTCATTCTTCCCTACTACATCATCAAATCGCACCAGTACTATCCTATTCTTCATCATGGAGATCTTATTAATTCCATATTTGCCCCATATTTTCTGGATATAGCTATTCCAAACTAAGAAGGGAGGATGAGCCCCTAAAACATAACACACTACAGTAGTTTTCCAATATTCCAATTATGTATTGATATCCTCTGTTTCAATTTCACATACAGGGGTATCTGCATGCACCTCTGGAGCTATGTATTCTAGTTTAAAACCAGCATTTGTTATCTTAGTGATGTCGAATTATCCCAGATGGATCCCTTGCTTGCAACTTCCTCCAATAATTCTACTTCATCTGCCCATGAGAGCTTACTGTAATATGgctaaattttcatgacatttgccatgacataatatccattataacaaatttgtggttcatgacatttgccatgatataatatccattataacaaatttatggATCATGAcgtttgccatgacataatatccattattaggacaaggatttcttgctataaatagaggagtttctcctcatttgtaagcacaccaattcaagagcttttcactcttgtctttctttctcctcctttattttattatagagtattttgtaagagagtgggtattggaaaacacttgtgtgaaccctttctttggagtgatcttgtgaggttattctcttggagtatttgggattaattagagtatttactctaattttgtactcttgttggtatagtgaaattgctcctctccgcttgtggacgtaggtcaccttgaccgaaccacgttaaatttgtgtcttctttatattttttaattgtcgttattatcaacttccattgtctttgttattgtcattataccattgtttggctaaattctgcactacccgggttcccgatcctaataaattggtattagagccagatctaaccgggttagtttaaatagacaaaatgactctaacaaagtcttatgttgagaaatttgaccgaagtgcaaacttcggaatatggcaattaaagatggaagctatcctaattcaggatggcttagatttggcactgcaaggaaaggagaagatgctGGATAAAATGACAGACGaagagtttgccgtcatagacaaaaagacaaaagcaggtattattttaaatctttcaaatgaggttttgcatgaagttgcagcagaaagctcagccaaaggcatatgggaaaagcttaaaaccttatatatgaaaagaacagtagaaagcaggctttacctaaagtaaaaactctacacttttcgtatggctgaaggtacatctatacttactcatcttgatacttttgattctcttcttatggatttaagtaacatagatgctgaaatcaaagatgaggatcaagctgtgttattgcttgttttcttatccagtcgtttaaacatataagagatattatGCTTTAtagaaaggataatatctcttataaagatatcaaatctattttgaaatcaaaagaacaaatagatagagatattactggggaaactagtgggaaccaaggggaagacttattcataagaggtagatccaataagaaagattcaagtagtgaaaaACCTAAATCAAgatcaaaatccagatacagaaatgtcatgtgcaaatattgtcataagaaaggtcacattatttctgaatgctttaaattgaaaaacaaagaaaagcatagagaaaagaaaaatgagcacaaaaatactgacactgccgaagcaagtgtagctgctgatgagactgagggaactatttttttagcaactaataatagtttcaaatttaacaatgagtgaattttagattcgggttgttcttatcatatgtgtcccagtcgggatttatttaccacatatgaatctattggaggtggagttgtcttgatgggtaacaatgctgcctgcaaagttattggaaaaggtacagtccgaatcaaaatgcacgattgtgtggtgagaactctcaccgatgttagacatgttcctgacttgaagaaaaatctcatctctttgggcactctagaatctcttgggtgcaagtacacaggtgaaggtggagttttgaaattttttcatGGTGCTCTTGTAATCATGAAAGCATGtagatctggtacgttgtatactcttttgggatctactgttacaggtgcttctgcagtttcaatatcagataaatcagattctagtatcaccaaattgtggcatatgcgattggggcatatgaatgaaaaaggtctttccatcctcagcaaaagaggtctcttatgtggccaaagtaccaaaaatatggagttctgtgaacattgtgtgttcgagaagcagaaaagagtcagcttcaaatctccagcgattcatagaacaaaaggtactttggattacattcattcagatctttgggtcCTTCACGAatcccatcaaaaggtggtgccaggtatatgttaactttcattgatgattattcaaggaaagtttgggtttatttcttgaaaaataaaagtgatattttcttaaatttcaaacaatggaaaattttgattgagaagcaaactagaaaacaggttaagcggcttagaacagataatggcttggaattttgtaatgatgaattcaacgaattttgcaagaatgaaggaattgctcgacatcgtactgtgaaaatgacacctcagcaaaatggtgtggcagaaaggatgaatagaactcttttggaaagggctcgttgcatgcTGGGTTAgcaaacgccttttgggcagaagttAGAAgttatctctacagcttgttatattgtcaaccgagttccatctgcacctttgaactttaagactccagaggaagtGTGGTCAGGTACttctgctaattattctgatttaaagatatttggttgccctgcatacatgcatgtaaatgatgaaaaattagagccaagggctaaaataTGCATTTTCCTTGgctatgcatctggggtgaaaggataccgactatggtatcctgatcctatggcaccaaaatttataattagcaaagacgtaacctttgatgaatcctctatgttacattctagaaaagagtcttctagttcttgtgatACAGGTAAAGAAAAGTGTATacagaaccaggtggagattgagattggcattccttctgagccaagctcatcaactttggagaaAAATACAGTTAAAACTCCTCAAGTTGAGACATAAGCTAAAATttctgaagttgagactcctgaagttgaaccagaagaagaggagtattctatagccaaacatagaccaacaAGAGAatgtaaacaaccattaaggtttggagattatgttgcatttgcttttttcagttgcacaggaaactaaagaaattggagaaccatcaaaatattcagaagcagtttctgctGCTGACTCggccaagtggctgattgcaatgaatgaagaaattgagtctctccacaagaatggtaattggtctcttgtgaagctgccatcaggaaaaagaattgttggttgcaaatgggtcttcaataaaaaggatggcattccaggggttgaagatgcgaggtataagacacgattagttgcaaaggtctatagtcaggtacaaggagttgattttaatgatattttctcacatgttgttaaacatagctctattcgtgtcttgcttgccttcgttgccatgtataatttggaattagaacaacttgatgttaagaaagctttcttacatggcgaacttgaggaacaaatatacatgcatcaacccgaaggatttgaaattgaagaaaatgaagatcatgtttgcttgttgaagaaatccttatacagattaaagcagtctccaagacaatggtataaaaggtttgattcctttatgttgggtcatggttattcgaggagcatgtttgatagttgtgtttacttccggaagttaaatgatgattcatttgtgtacctattattatatgttgatgacatgctcattgctgctaaggatttaacagaaattcacaatttgaaaagtcagctgaaaagtgaatttgagatgaaagatttgggagcagctaagaaaatccttggcatggagatcaaaagagatcaaaaagccaacaggctatttctgacccagaagaagtacttggagaaagtcttggagaggtttggcatgaaagatgctaaaccagttagtacccctcttgctgctcagttcccgcagtcagaggaagaagagaggtacatggcacaggttccttattccagtgcagtcggcagtattatgtatgcaatggtttgtacatgttcagacatttcacaagcattgagcgtggtaagccggtatatggcttgccctggtaaagcacattggcatgctgtgaaatggattctcagatacttgcgaggtacttcgaacacatgtttggagtttgggataaatactaacactttggttggttttgtagactcagattatacaggtgatcttgacaaaagaagatcactaacaggctatgtattttgcatcggtaTTTGcactattagttggaaagctataTTACAACATGTaatagctttatctactaccgaagcagaatatatgacAGTGACCGAGGCaatcaaagaagctttatggttgaagggtctatttgcggaactcagttcacaccaaggtggtcttaccattttctgtgatagtcaaagtgtcattcacttgactaaagattagatgtatcatgagaggacgaagcacattgatataaagtatcatttcatccgagaaaccattgttgaaggaaaagtctctgttcagaagatcaacactagagacaatcctgctgacatgttcacaaaacctcttctagtgtccaagttcaagctttgcctcaacttgattggcatttatgaagaatgattttgcccattgggatTTTTGCGGAGAATGtagagcaaatttactatatataagccgaaattaggccaatGTGAaaatttgtaatatggccattaatttggcttcttctcAAGTGGGGGCCAAATTTTCATAAAATTTGCCATGtcataatatccactataacaaaatttatagatcatgacatttgccatgacataatatccactattaggctaagaatttcttgctataaatagaggagtttctccttaTTTATAAACACATCAATTCAAGAGTTTTTCAcacttgtctttctttctcctcctttatttcattatagagtattttgtaagagagtgagtgttgggaaacacttgtgtgaaccttttctttggagtgatcttgtgaggttattctcttggggtatttggcactaattagagtatttactctaattttgtactcttttggtatagtgaaattgttcCTCTCCGCTTGTAGAcataggtcaccttgaccgaacaacgttaaatttgtgtcttctttatcttctttaattggcgttattatcaacttgcattgtctttgttattatcattataacgttgtttggctaaattccgcactacccgattTTCCGATCCTAACAGCTCTGCTAGTCAGATCCCTCTCTAGCGGCGCTAGTGCTTGACATATAGCCATATAAGTGAAAGAAACGACCCATAGAGCCATGTAAGTTGCAGGTCCAAATCCAGCCATACCATAGGCGAGATTCACACTAAGTAAACACAGTACCCGAAAATCTTTAGGGTGCAGCACGTAAAAGTAAAAATAAGTTACTGCTGCTACAAGCAGAATAACGTATACGTGAAACTGTTTGTGGTGCAGGTGGCTGAACAGAGGCGCTACACCTACACAGAGCACGACTAATGGGCATATATAAGATATCACAATGACGGCGAGCTCGTATGGGATTCACCCCGTAGTAAGAAATATAACAGCGGCGGAGCCAGAGTAGTACCAAAACAACTTCAGCCAACAGAAGGGAAGCAGTTGTACAGATAAGCCATGCTCCATAGCCAGAAGCAGTGGCAACGACAAACACCGCAAGTGTAGCCCAAATCTTCTGGTGCTCAATGTTCATTTTTTCTTAGATAAAATGAGTTTAGTTAGTAGTATTAGAAAATGTGTTAGCTGGTGAGAAAGATAAAGCAGAAGGGCGTAGATTTCTGCCTGTTATGTGTTTGTAAAAATGTGGAGATGAAATATTTGGTGGTGAGAGGAAGAAAATGAACGAAAGAGAAAAATGGCAAAATCAACGTCGCACTGCTGCAGAGGTACGTGCATCTTTTACTGCTGCAGCAATAAGTCGCTTTTAAAGCTTGTGGGCTTTTGAAAAATCTCCAATATAATTAAGATAAAAGTATTAAAAGCTTATAGCCCGTTTGGCCGACCGGCAAAAATctaacttattttgagaagtattttttctcaaaagtgtttttctcaaaagtacttttggtgagaagcagtttgtgtgtggctaattaattaaaaaacacTTCTGAatagcaattagtgtttgaccaaacttttaaaaattgcttgtaagtgtatttttctcaaaagtacttttcaaagaagtgcttttgaagagaagttacttttttctgcttctcgtcaaaagtacttttttttttcaaaagcttTGTGAAacacttcaattttttttttttttttcaaaaaaaaaatttttaGGATTGGAGAAGTTtcgccaaacaggctattagtctTGCAATTTTAGCTCTGGGGAAGGAGTATGGATGTTTGTGAGGCGTTGATCATTTGCATGGACTCACTTTTCAGTTTATTTGTGGGAATTTAGTTATCCATAAACTAATCCTAACGAGTGATCAAGGAAATTTGATTATCTATAAACTATCTAGTAAGCGATCAACTCATGTTTGAGCATGATGAATCACTACGTGCCAACTTGTTATCAAGCATTTTATGGATGAAGAACAACAAACATAATAATTTCTGGCCTGTTTAGTACTTCCGTTGTCCCAATTTGTTCAACACttctgtgttttttttttttttggtcaatgAACACAAAAACAAATATGTTACGGGTACTTttgtttattttaaaattatctaATTTATTTATCGAAATCGTCCCCTTTTTTCTTCAATTACCTGTTCAACCAAATTATGCCAAAGAAATTAATATAAAGTGAGTAATAAATACATGACCATTTTACATGTGAAGCATTTTCCGGGTGATCTAATTCAcctctaaaaatatttttcttagttATTCTACTTCCTATACTACTCGATCTTCCTCCAAATCCAGAAAGAACAAAGGATTTCTTCTGGTCAGTCATAGTTTCAATTTTAAGTTCTGTAAAATGGCAAATCCTACTTATAAACCCATAGGGCCATTCCCACATAACACAAGGTTCCTGAATATTACACACATAACACAAGGTTCCTGAATATTGTAGTTAAAGCACTTAACTCAGAAGTCCTCTTCCTCAACGCTGCACTAataaaccctcagaaaaataaaatacagtagtCTTCCTGATATTTTAACGGGAAGTTTGTGTATTGACGCAAAAGAAGACGGAGTAATAACAGCAAATGCATATAGGTCATACGAAGTATTACTGCAAAATATACTGAAAGTACTTAATTCTTCCAATTGAACTGATTTCCAAAAAATGAAAGCAAAAGGGACTAATGCAGCACCAAGTTTAATAGTGTCTATCACAATTAACCTAGACCAGGATAACACTAAGAGAGAATAAAAACTACATTCCCAGCGGAAACATCCTCTGAACCATTTCTGGACCATCAACTGTGGGTCTGGGTGTAACCAAAACTCAGCGGTTGCTGACAGAAAGGGGGCTGCAACAAAACAAAAGGAGGAATTGGATCAGTTACTTAAGTTGCATGCTGTTAACAGAGATCACAGACGTCAAAAAAATAATAGATGAATAAATAAAAGAGAGACCAAAGACAAGAACAACTCTGCAAGCACAACTCTCCACACACATTAGAACAATCAAAAGCAAAGTTTTTCTGCAAATTTCCCTTTTCATTGGGTTGAGGAGTATTCATAGTACAATATGCAGGCATGCACCATCAAGGCATCAACAGTGTGGTTGAGTTCCAAAAAGTAGGAGCCCCATAATAATATACACTTATCTCCTATAATATTTGCCGAGAGAGATGGCATTGGTTATTTCTCCCAAAAGGTGCATCCATAGAGATATAGTTAGTCAAAATGCGAAGAAAAGAACAATTTACAAGACATTAATATTATCTCAGCATGCGTaacaaggaagacacacttggaGCTAATAGTACAGCTGCCATAATTAACATATAAGCCACTccaatatatatttattatacgtAAACTGCAGTTCTTGAAACATAGGGCCTGTGATAAGAAGAATAGAGGATAACTGGCAATTAAGATGTTATACTAATGCCATGGGAGACATTAGCCCCTAGAAGAGCACCTCCACATGGCAGTATGGCCACTACATTTGCATGCGGCATCAACATAAACAAGCCCATTATTAACACCTAAAGCTAAACGACATATTGCTTTCAACATAAAATCGATACTTTTATTTACTTATAGCTTCTAAATCAGAGTTCCACATACTTCATCTTCTAAAATACTAAATTATAGTTTGACATAACGTGCATTTCCTTTTGTTGAAATATTATTTGACAATTACTCATTTAATTACCAAAAAGGGTACTCCCAACAGACCCCTACAGCAAAAAAGTTGGCGCTTTATAGTATAAGGCCCAGATTTATGAATCATAATGATTGCCAATTGAATTCCAGTAGGAAAATAGCATTCAAGGGACATGAAACTGATTAGTACCTGAATGAAAGCATGCCTAAGTTGATCATATGAATGTGCATAAATCATGCTCTGGGTTGGCCACTGCATGAATACTCCATTATTGGAGGTGTGATTTAATCCCATGGCATGGTACGGGCCAGGAGCAGGGTTCCTGTAGTTCGGTGAAGCTTGAGCATTGGGCAGCTGACTCATCTGAGGAAAAGCAGCATCATAATGCACATATGGGGGCTGAAACTTCTGCACATCAAAAGGTGCCAAGCTAAAGCACTGACCAGTCGGGACACTCTTAACGTATCTGCATCAGTTTGAAAGACAATTAGATGTATCATCTTCAGACACTATTTAATGTTATAAGTTATAGCAGAACAAGGTGCAGCATTTGTATATCATTTGTTTGACCTGCATAAGTGTGTATATCTACATATAGATGAAGCATCATCTACATTCTAACCTAACTGCTTAATTAATGCAGCATCACCTACCACGTGACTCCTCCAATTCCACAACTCAAACTTGCTAACATATTAGGTTACACAGTCAAATTTCAATCCCAACTTCTTCCACAGTCGGAACTTAAGTAGTGGTGCTGAAAAAATCTAAATCGTAATGCTGCTCAAAAGGTCAGGAGGAGAACAGAAATTATGCCAAACCAGAGTGCGAGATACTCTCTAAGACAACAATTTTCACTCGCATAAAATTTCATTGCTGCTAACTGTTCAAGACGTGTAAATGCACATACACTGCTCCAGTTCTGGTGTATCAGCTATAAACACACTAGAAATTACAGAACAAAAATGCATCACTCTAAAAGATTCTCTCTAATGACTTTATCCAAACAAAGATGGTTAATATAGCTTTTCAGCAAGCCACGCAATCAAAATCCCATATCAAATCATGCAATACTTTCAGAAGCATGCTTTTTTGATTAAGTTACTATCAGAAGAAAACTAACAATATACTAGTCCTTTATATGTCAAATTAATACAGACAATACGCCAGCACTTGATGTAATTTTGACAATAGAAAATGgtctaacaaaagaaagaacAGCTGCTCAAGCATCCAAACAATAGCCAGTTGTCATGAAAAGACACTAGCAGAATTAACTAGATCAAACAGAAGCAGAGTACAGGCTGCATATAACAACTAAATCATACAAAATAAAACAAAGGACTGAAAGTAAATTCCAGTAACTGAGATGGAGCATTTTAGAATACAAAAATATATCATACAAATCACTAAAGAAGGCATAGCACCCAAGATAACTTACCTAACATAATTCCTGTCATAATCAGGGTCACTCAGCTCTTTCTCCCTGTCCCTAAGGATGGCAACACGAGATGAAGTACCACTTTCCCTGCTGATGAGGCTTTTCTCCATATCCAAGAATAACCTATTTGAACATTCATTCTCATCTATGAGGTTCTTGATGTCAGAAGCAACACGAGCTAATGTGTCTCTTGACTCAGAGCTAATAGGACTATTAAAAATACGTGCACGTGCCCTGTCATACTCCTCTTTTCTCTCTTCCACAGTTCTCACTGGACTGCGTTTAGGACCCGAATCATCATCATTTGAGGAAGTTTTACTAGGTCTTGGTCGTATTACAATTTTCATCTTCTCATATTTGTCATTGTCAGATTGTTTAGGTGGGATGTCCGATAAACGCACAGCTGGGAATTTACTTTCAGGCTTTCTTGTCACCAGAATTTTGGCTCCCTGACCATCCACCACATTATCCTGGACCATAGTCTGTAAACCATAGTGTTGAGCAACACGGTGCGCTGCAAGCCGGAGGTAGGAAGTAGGGAAATGTGGGAACTCAAAATGTTGCAAATCAGAATTTTGCAAGAACTTCTGAATATCAAGTTCCATTCGTAGAACTGCCAAACAGCAAAAAAAAAAGACTTAAATACTTTTTTGTCTATAGAGTAATTATTCTAATAAGAGACACAAAAATATATTAAAGAATGAGCATGTAAAGGTTCACTGTAATCTAGTATAACACCTACCAATAGAACTCCCAACGCTAACAAATAAAATAGGAACTGATGTCAAGTAACTATACTATCAGGAAAGACAGACTAAATAGCATACTAAATCAACAAAACAAATTGTTGGTCAATCCATCAGTAGAGAATTAAATCTTCCACTTCTATGCTAAATTGCTAATTAACACTTTGGAGCTCTCATATATAATAATCAACATACATCCCACAGCTCTTTCTAGTACTATAACAGTAAAGCAAGATAGGGCATCCACACTATGAGTAGAGCAGGGAACTAAACCAATTTTTTAATGGGCATGCAACGTATATTATTCACATTGTATTAAGTCCACATAAAGAAGTTCTAGTCACCCATTATCTCAAAAGCATAAAGAAACACAGCGCTTAGCTCAATCTGACCATATTTACAAACTAAATTCAACTTCTCAACCAAACCAAATTATACAAAACAGAGAATCAATTACAtacacaacatatatataaagaagctcaacccaagggtgtggcctagtggttaATAAAGTGGTaggagaaccatgaggtctcaggttcattTCCCACAAAAAACACTAGATTTCTTCACATCTGCCTAAGCCTTGGCAGGAGTTAACAGGTACCCGTGGAATAGTCAAGGTGCGCACACGCTGCGTGTGCCCGGCCAACACGTCATCAAATAATATATACTAAGAAGCTCAATTGGTTATCATTAGATTCAGATCTACAGCAAATCTATCCCACCAAAATTCACAACAATCACAATAAACCCAGACCAGCAAAAGCAAAAATAAACCCAATTCTGCACAATTAACCCCAATAAAATCGAAGAAAACAGAAACCCGGAACCCTAAAACTAACCCTAAGGAATAGGAACACATGTCACTAAATTACACAAAAATTGctggaaaaagaaaaaacaaaaataaaagctaTGTTGAAGAGCACATACTGGTGAGACGATGACGTGGGTTTTGAAGGGCTTCAACCAAGAAAGGATCCACCATTGACAAATAAGCAGCAGAAGCTGAATCCATTTTTAGAGCAAACCCTTTTTTCTCTCTAAAAATTACAGGGATTATGTAAAATTGGAATACAAaagtttttttatatttttttatctcTTTTCTTCACCCAAGAGAGGGGAAGAAGAAGAGACTTTTTAAGGAGCTCTCAAAAAGGGAGAGAGAATGAAAATAGAAAACCCTATTGCCTTCTTATCCCCTAAGAGGAGGACtactagaagaaaagaaaagggtCTAAATTTGTG is a window from the Nicotiana tomentosiformis chromosome 10, ASM39032v3, whole genome shotgun sequence genome containing:
- the LOC104104634 gene encoding uncharacterized protein: MDSASAAYLSMVDPFLVEALQNPRHRLTILRMELDIQKFLQNSDLQHFEFPHFPTSYLRLAAHRVAQHYGLQTMVQDNVVDGQGAKILVTRKPESKFPAVRLSDIPPKQSDNDKYEKMKIVIRPRPSKTSSNDDDSGPKRSPVRTVEERKEEYDRARARIFNSPISSESRDTLARVASDIKNLIDENECSNRLFLDMEKSLISRESGTSSRVAILRDREKELSDPDYDRNYVRYVKSVPTGQCFSLAPFDVQKFQPPYVHYDAAFPQMSQLPNAQASPNYRNPAPGPYHAMGLNHTSNNGVFMQWPTQSMIYAHSYDQLRHAFIQPPFCQQPLSFGYTQTHS